The window TAGAACGGAAACCAAGGAGGaggccttcagcctatgcctccttttGCTTGAGGCAGGTTCAGGGGTCCTCTATGGTACGGAGGCCCAGAGCAATTGCCACATTTGTCACCCCCTAACACCGGCCCTGTTGGGGAAGACAAGTCACACACTTAACAAGAAGAATAAGAGATATCCTTTATAAATAGGGtttatcacactctatctcttgCCATGAAGTTGTACAGAGAAAATGGTCTTCTGATCTCGGGAAAACAGTTTTCTGGTAAATAATTTTGCTATGCCTTTTTTAACCTCTTGGTTTCTTAGGCTATAAATTATGGGGTTGAACATTGGAATTAATGCATTATACAACACAGCAAAGAGTTTGTTTTGTTCAAGGGACTGTGTGGATGTCGGTCTTATGTATGAACAAAGCAGAGTCCCATAAAATAGAATAACGACCGTCAGGTGGGcggagcaggtggagaaggctttgCGTCTGCCCTCTGCAGAACGGATCTTCAAGATGGTGGAGATGATGTACACATAAGATACAAAGGTTGACAAAATACATGGCATCACCACAAAACTTCCCAAAATATAAGTTATATGATCAATGGTGGAGGTACTGGTGCAGGAGAGTTTTAGCAGTGCAGAGAGGTCACAAAAGAAATGGTTGATTATGTTGGACCTGCAATAGGAGAAACTTGATAGAAAGACAGTGTATGTCATAGGATCCAGGTTTCCAACAATCCACAGCCCCGCAACGATCAGGACCCAGACATTCCAGTTCATGATCACGACATAGTGCAGGGGGTGACATATTGCGACATAGCGGTCATAAGCCATGACTGAAAGCAGAAGAAATTCTATACATAGCGAAAGTAAGAAAAAATATACCTGCATGAAACACCCATTTACAGAAATCCTCTGATTTTTCCTCAAGAAGATGTCCAGAAGTTTGGGAAGAGTGACTGAGGTGGAAGAGATATCAACGAGGGACAAGTTACAGAGGAAAAAGTACATGGGGGTGTGCAGGCGAGGGTTCAGGCATGTTACTGTTattatagtgaggttccccaaCAGGATGATCAGGTAAATCAgtaaaaacagaaggaaaagagGGATTTGGAGGTCTGGAAATTCGGGAAATCCCAGAATGATGAATTCTGTTGCAGTGGTGGTATTTTCCTTTTGATACATTATGGAAACAGTGATGAAATATAAGGGAAAAATTTGCATCATTAGAAATGATTGAATATACAAGTTcattgaatatacatgagaggaGAACCTATGATGTCCTCTCTAGGGCTACATACACTGACCTGAGCTAAAGGAGATGCAGTCATAAAGTTCAGCCTTCTTCAATCTGCCCTAATTTGGGCATGCGGTGATTTTATTACATGGATCACAAGGATCTTTGAAGACATTTTTCATCTTCTCTGACAGACTCCTGGCACCCCAACCTTAAGAAAGGACAAGAAAGACCATTAAGATGCGCCAACAGGGCAAGTATGAAAGAGTTAGCTTTGAAAGCCATTGTCAGGTGGTAGAGTGTGGGACTGAATCACAAGTTGGGGTATCTTAAAGGAGTGCAATCATCAATTGATTGAAAAATACGGGTTGGATCACTAAAATGAGGAGAAATATTGCAAGGACCACAGCCACAGGTAACATAGGTACTAATGGTGTCTACTAAATGGAAACCAGATCATCTTAAATAACACATTGATGAGCTAGAAAGGGTTGATGCAACCTAAACATTATGATGATGCTTCTCTTTTGGAAATGTTGTGAGGAAATTCTCAGAATAAGTTGGAAAGTCAGAGGATTAAAGGATCTGCCTCATTCTCAGATCCATGAGAAGATGCCATGTTCTCAGGAGTGGTTGAAAGGGCATTGGCAGAGAGGCCCGGTCGAGGAGAAGATGATGGACACTGTACTGTAAGGTTTTGTAATCTGTCAGATGAGAAAGTTAGGAGTAATATCATAACGTATTTGTTATCCTAGTAATAGTTGAATCATGAGACATGTAGTTTGTGAGTTTTCACATGTTCTGCACTGTACAACcttcaa is drawn from Microcaecilia unicolor chromosome 14, aMicUni1.1, whole genome shotgun sequence and contains these coding sequences:
- the LOC115457345 gene encoding olfactory receptor 151-like, translated to MYQKENTTTATEFIILGFPEFPDLQIPLFLLFLLIYLIILLGNLTIITVTCLNPRLHTPMYFFLCNLSLVDISSTSVTLPKLLDIFLRKNQRISVNGCFMQVYFFLLSLCIEFLLLSVMAYDRYVAICHPLHYVVIMNWNVWVLIVAGLWIVGNLDPMTYTVFLSSFSYCRSNIINHFFCDLSALLKLSCTSTSTIDHITYILGSFVVMPCILSTFVSYVYIISTILKIRSAEGRRKAFSTCSAHLTVVILFYGTLLCSYIRPTSTQSLEQNKLFAVLYNALIPMFNPIIYSLRNQEVKKGIAKLFTRKLFSRDQKTIFSVQLHGKR